One window of the Streptomyces sp. ITFR-21 genome contains the following:
- a CDS encoding glycosyltransferase family 4 protein codes for MSSTSHPVQGPLHAVHVLSTVAGAHVNSLAGGLVARGVQVTVCGPAAIEADYGFAGAGARFVPLAVGRHPAADAPAIGTLRAVCAGAGVVHAHGLRAGLLAALALGGRRIPLVVTWHGGDAPADDGRMLRWLERRALRGATVVLGVSSDLVDRARGHGARDVRLAPVGVPRPVPGPPRPPADGERRRQKTRAEFGAVDRPLLLSVGRLEPGKGYGVLLDAAARWAGLAPRPLVAIAGEGPERAALERRIEAERLPVLLLGRRADVPRLLSAADLVILPSRWEARSLIAQEALHAGVPLVATDVGGTRELVGDAAVLVPYADAAALAEAVTALLGDPGRRTALTAAGRAQAATWATEDDTVAQVLSVYDELTQSQTQTR; via the coding sequence GTGAGCAGCACCTCGCACCCCGTCCAGGGGCCGCTGCACGCCGTGCACGTGCTGAGTACGGTGGCGGGCGCCCACGTCAACTCGCTGGCCGGCGGCCTGGTCGCCCGCGGTGTCCAGGTCACCGTGTGCGGACCCGCCGCCATTGAGGCCGACTACGGCTTCGCCGGCGCCGGTGCCCGCTTCGTCCCGCTGGCCGTCGGCCGCCACCCGGCCGCCGACGCGCCCGCGATCGGCACCCTGCGGGCGGTGTGCGCCGGCGCGGGCGTGGTGCACGCTCACGGGCTGCGCGCCGGACTGCTGGCCGCCCTCGCGCTCGGCGGGCGCCGCATCCCGCTCGTGGTCACCTGGCACGGCGGCGACGCCCCCGCCGACGACGGCCGGATGCTGCGCTGGCTGGAACGGCGGGCGCTCCGCGGCGCCACCGTGGTCCTCGGGGTCTCCTCCGACCTGGTGGACCGGGCCCGCGGCCACGGCGCCCGCGACGTCCGGCTGGCGCCCGTCGGCGTACCGCGTCCGGTCCCGGGACCGCCGCGGCCGCCGGCCGACGGAGAGCGCCGCCGGCAGAAGACCCGGGCGGAGTTCGGCGCGGTCGACCGGCCGCTGCTGCTCAGCGTCGGGCGGCTGGAACCCGGCAAGGGCTACGGCGTGCTGCTCGACGCCGCCGCCCGCTGGGCCGGCCTCGCCCCGCGACCGCTGGTCGCCATCGCCGGCGAGGGACCGGAACGCGCCGCCCTGGAACGGCGGATCGAGGCCGAACGGCTGCCGGTGCTGCTGCTCGGCCGCCGCGCCGACGTCCCCCGGCTGCTGTCCGCGGCCGACCTGGTGATCCTGCCCAGCCGCTGGGAGGCCAGGTCGCTGATCGCGCAGGAGGCACTGCACGCCGGAGTCCCCCTGGTCGCCACCGACGTCGGCGGCACCCGCGAACTCGTCGGCGACGCCGCCGTCCTGGTCCCTTACGCTGACGCCGCCGCGCTGGCCGAAGCGGTCACCGCACTGCTCGGCGACCCGGGCCGCCGTACCGCCCTCACCGCGGCCGGCCGCGCCCAGGCCGCCACTTGGGCCACCGAGGATGACACGGTGGCCCAAGTTCTCAGCGTCTACGACGAGTTGACCCAGTCCCAGACACAGACCCGATGA
- the recN gene encoding DNA repair protein RecN — protein sequence MVVSVLEEMRIRSLGVIEDAVVELSPGFTAVTGETGAGKTMVVTSLGLLLGGRADPALVRIGAKQAVVEGRLTMDPAARAAVRAAEAGAELDDGELLISRTVSAEGRSRAYVAGRTVPVGLLGELADDLVAVHGQTDQQGLLRPARQREALDRYAGEAVSVPLAKYASAYRRLREVAAELAELTTRARERAQEADLLRFGVEEVSAAGPLPGEDLELAAEAERLGHAEGLAAAAAIAHAALAGNPEDPEGVDAGTLVAGAQRALDAVSGHDPVLSALAARLGEVGILLGDVAGDLAGYADDLDADPLRLAAVEERRAVLAHLVRKYAEDIDGVLAWAARSATRLAELEGDDDRIAGLAAERDVLRDELSGLAQGLTDAREEAAERFAAAVTAELAELAMPHARVTVAIRQTESADPEAGVDVGGRAVLYGPTGADEVELLLAPHPGSPPRPIAKGASGGELSRVMLAVEVVFAGSDPVPTYLFDEVDAGVGGKAAVEVGRRLARLARTAQVVVVTHLPQVAAFADRQLLVEKTNDGSVTRSGVTVLEGEARVRELSRMLAGLEDSELGRAHAEELLAAAKAAR from the coding sequence ATGGTCGTATCCGTGTTGGAGGAAATGCGGATCCGGTCGCTGGGAGTCATCGAGGACGCCGTGGTGGAACTGTCACCCGGCTTCACCGCTGTCACCGGCGAGACCGGCGCGGGCAAGACCATGGTCGTCACCAGCCTCGGCCTGCTGCTCGGCGGCCGGGCCGACCCGGCGCTGGTCCGGATCGGCGCCAAGCAGGCGGTCGTCGAGGGCCGGCTGACGATGGACCCGGCGGCGCGCGCCGCGGTCCGCGCCGCCGAGGCCGGCGCCGAGCTGGACGACGGCGAGCTGCTGATCAGCCGGACGGTGTCGGCCGAGGGCCGGTCCCGGGCGTACGTCGCCGGCCGTACCGTCCCGGTCGGGCTGCTCGGCGAACTCGCCGACGACCTGGTGGCCGTGCACGGGCAGACCGACCAGCAGGGCCTGCTGCGGCCCGCCCGGCAGCGCGAGGCGCTGGACCGGTACGCGGGCGAGGCGGTGTCCGTGCCGCTGGCGAAGTACGCGTCGGCGTACCGGCGGCTGCGGGAGGTAGCCGCGGAACTGGCGGAGCTGACCACCCGGGCCAGGGAACGCGCCCAGGAGGCGGACCTGCTGCGGTTCGGCGTCGAGGAGGTCTCCGCGGCCGGGCCGCTGCCCGGCGAGGACCTGGAGCTGGCCGCCGAGGCGGAGCGGCTCGGGCACGCAGAAGGGCTGGCCGCCGCCGCGGCCATCGCGCACGCCGCCCTCGCCGGGAACCCCGAGGACCCCGAAGGGGTGGACGCGGGCACCCTGGTGGCCGGCGCGCAGCGCGCGCTCGACGCGGTGAGCGGGCACGACCCGGTGCTGTCGGCGCTGGCCGCGCGGCTCGGCGAGGTCGGCATCCTGCTCGGCGACGTGGCCGGCGACCTGGCCGGCTACGCCGACGACCTGGACGCTGACCCGCTGCGGCTGGCCGCGGTCGAGGAACGCCGGGCGGTGCTCGCGCACCTGGTGCGCAAGTACGCCGAGGACATCGACGGGGTGCTGGCCTGGGCCGCGAGGAGCGCCACCCGGCTGGCCGAACTCGAAGGCGACGACGACCGGATCGCCGGGCTGGCCGCCGAACGCGATGTGCTGCGCGATGAGCTGAGCGGCCTGGCCCAGGGCCTCACCGACGCCCGCGAGGAGGCGGCGGAGCGCTTCGCCGCGGCCGTCACCGCGGAACTGGCGGAGCTGGCCATGCCGCACGCCCGGGTCACGGTGGCCATCCGGCAGACGGAGAGCGCCGACCCCGAGGCGGGGGTGGACGTCGGCGGCCGGGCGGTGCTGTACGGGCCGACCGGGGCCGACGAGGTGGAGCTGCTGCTGGCGCCGCACCCCGGTTCGCCGCCCCGGCCGATCGCCAAGGGCGCATCGGGGGGCGAGCTGTCCCGGGTGATGCTGGCGGTCGAGGTGGTCTTCGCCGGCTCCGACCCGGTACCGACCTACCTCTTCGACGAGGTCGACGCCGGTGTCGGCGGCAAGGCGGCGGTGGAGGTCGGGCGGCGCCTGGCCCGGCTGGCGCGTACCGCGCAGGTCGTCGTCGTCACCCATCTGCCGCAGGTGGCGGCCTTCGCCGACCGGCAGCTGCTGGTCGAGAAGACGAACGACGGGTCGGTGACGCGCAGCGGGGTCACCGTCCTGGAAGGCGAGGCGCGGGTGCGGGAGCTGTCCCGGATGCTCGCCGGCCTGGAGGACTCCGAACTGGGCCGCGCCCACGCCGAGGAGCTGCTGGCCGCCGCGAAGGCCGCGCGCTGA
- a CDS encoding NAD kinase: MSSAKSETQDRTVFLLTHTGREAAIRSAVRVVDGLLGSGIGVRLLEDEAADLPLPAGVELVGEIGPGSVQGCELIIVLGGDGTLLRGAEFARASGVPMLGVNLGRVGFLAEAERDDLDKVVDRVVTRAYEVEERMTLDVLVRNGGHIVHTDWAMNEASVEKASRERMLEVVTEVDGRPVSRFGGDGVVCATPTGSTAYAFSAGGPVVWPEVEALLMVPISAHALFARPLVTSPRSVLAVEVQPQTPHGVLWCDGRRTVELPAGARVEVRRGAVPVKLARLHHASFTDRLVAKFALPVAGWRGAPH, from the coding sequence ATGTCGTCCGCGAAGAGCGAAACCCAGGACCGTACCGTCTTCCTGCTCACCCACACCGGGCGCGAGGCGGCCATCCGCAGCGCCGTGCGGGTGGTCGACGGGCTGCTGGGCAGCGGTATCGGCGTACGGCTGCTGGAGGACGAGGCCGCCGACCTGCCGCTGCCCGCCGGCGTGGAGCTGGTCGGCGAGATCGGCCCCGGCTCCGTACAGGGCTGTGAGCTGATCATCGTGCTGGGCGGCGACGGGACCCTGCTGCGGGGCGCCGAGTTCGCCCGCGCCTCCGGGGTCCCGATGCTCGGCGTCAACCTCGGCCGGGTCGGTTTCCTCGCCGAGGCCGAGCGGGACGACCTTGACAAGGTCGTGGACCGGGTGGTCACCCGCGCGTACGAGGTCGAGGAGCGAATGACCCTCGACGTACTGGTCCGCAACGGCGGCCACATCGTGCACACCGACTGGGCGATGAACGAGGCGTCGGTGGAGAAGGCGTCCCGCGAGCGGATGCTGGAGGTCGTCACCGAGGTCGACGGCCGACCGGTCTCCCGGTTCGGCGGCGACGGGGTGGTCTGCGCGACCCCCACCGGCTCGACCGCGTACGCGTTCTCGGCCGGCGGCCCGGTGGTCTGGCCCGAGGTGGAGGCGCTCCTCATGGTGCCGATCAGCGCGCACGCGCTGTTCGCCAGGCCGCTGGTCACCTCGCCGCGCTCGGTGCTCGCCGTCGAGGTGCAGCCCCAGACACCGCACGGCGTGCTGTGGTGCGACGGCCGCCGGACGGTGGAACTGCCCGCCGGCGCCCGGGTCGAGGTACGGCGCGGCGCGGTCCCGGTCAAGCTGGCCCGGCTGCACCACGCCTCCTTCACCGACCGGCTGGTGGCGAAGTTCGCCCTGCCCGTCGCGGGCTGGCGGGGCGCTCCGCACTAG
- a CDS encoding TlyA family RNA methyltransferase, with amino-acid sequence MARRRLDAELVRRNLARSREHATQLITAGRVTVAGATATKAATQVETSAPVLVAEAAGEPEYVSRGGHKLAGALAAFTPRGLAVAGRRALDAGASTGGFTDVLLRAGAAEVVAVDVGYGQLAWSLRSDDRVTVLDRTNVRELTPDMIGDRPADLVVGDLSFIPLGLVLPALVRCAAPDADLVLMVKPQFEVGRERLGSGGVVRSARLRAESVRKVAEQGAGLGLGVLGVTASPLPGPSGNVEYFLWLRTGAPALDPADVDRAVAEGPR; translated from the coding sequence GTGGCACGACGCCGACTCGACGCTGAGCTGGTGCGCCGGAACCTCGCGCGCTCCCGGGAGCACGCGACCCAGTTGATCACCGCCGGCCGGGTCACCGTGGCCGGCGCCACCGCGACCAAGGCGGCCACGCAGGTGGAGACCAGCGCCCCCGTCCTGGTGGCCGAGGCCGCCGGCGAACCCGAGTACGTGTCGCGCGGCGGGCACAAACTCGCCGGGGCGCTCGCCGCGTTCACCCCCCGCGGGCTGGCCGTCGCCGGCCGCCGGGCGCTGGACGCGGGCGCCTCCACCGGCGGTTTCACCGACGTCCTGCTGCGGGCCGGCGCCGCCGAGGTCGTCGCGGTCGACGTCGGATACGGACAACTCGCCTGGTCGCTGCGCAGCGACGACCGGGTGACCGTACTGGACCGCACGAACGTACGGGAGCTGACGCCCGACATGATCGGCGACCGGCCGGCCGATCTGGTGGTCGGCGACCTGTCGTTCATCCCGCTCGGGCTGGTGCTGCCCGCCCTGGTGCGCTGCGCCGCGCCCGACGCGGACCTGGTGCTGATGGTCAAACCGCAGTTCGAGGTCGGCAGGGAGCGCCTCGGCAGCGGCGGGGTGGTGCGCAGCGCCCGGCTGCGCGCCGAGAGCGTCCGCAAGGTCGCGGAACAGGGCGCCGGCCTCGGCCTCGGCGTCCTCGGGGTGACCGCGAGCCCACTGCCCGGCCCGTCCGGGAACGTGGAGTATTTCCTGTGGCTGCGGACCGGGGCGCCCGCGCTGGACCCGGCCGACGTCGACCGTGCTGTGGCAGAGGGGCCCCGGTGA
- a CDS encoding histone: MRDALRTCLQIAGGLTEATRRRTVDAARDLLDQAGIDVGGLQQRIGSAIPPEVQALADELRASGRANRDLLLGLIRDEVDKTMGRVGRIADEVTKVGVVLETLERRIRNLEGHGEPAPGAGAPSGPGTAPKVEHVTVEPEPAPADEGAAGAGKRAAAGTAPAKPAPAPAPAPAKKAAAARKGAAGKTAATRKAAASGAASGTTRTTVGAKKAATTRRAAPTGKAPAAGDAAEPPAAPARRTAPARKAPQAEKAVPAGKSAPAKRVKTAPAAPAPTPAKTAKSTPPTKSTPPTKTAKTAESTPPAKTPRNARTAKSAAKKAAPPAGTANPARTTVAGKTAPARKVPVPRPSPQAPGADGE, translated from the coding sequence ATGCGGGACGCGCTGCGTACCTGTCTGCAGATCGCGGGCGGCCTGACCGAGGCCACCCGGCGCCGTACGGTCGATGCGGCCAGGGACCTGCTGGACCAGGCGGGAATCGATGTCGGCGGCCTCCAGCAGCGGATCGGGTCGGCCATCCCGCCCGAGGTGCAGGCCCTCGCCGACGAGTTGCGGGCTTCCGGCCGGGCCAACCGCGACCTGCTGCTCGGGCTGATCCGCGACGAGGTCGACAAGACCATGGGCCGGGTCGGCCGGATCGCCGACGAGGTGACGAAGGTCGGTGTCGTCCTGGAGACCCTGGAGCGCCGGATCCGCAACCTGGAGGGCCACGGGGAGCCCGCCCCGGGCGCCGGTGCCCCCTCCGGCCCCGGCACCGCCCCGAAGGTCGAGCACGTGACCGTGGAGCCGGAACCGGCCCCCGCGGACGAGGGCGCGGCCGGCGCCGGGAAGCGGGCCGCGGCCGGGACGGCTCCCGCGAAGCCCGCGCCCGCCCCCGCGCCCGCCCCTGCGAAGAAGGCCGCCGCGGCCCGGAAGGGCGCGGCCGGGAAGACGGCCGCCACGCGCAAGGCCGCTGCTTCCGGCGCCGCTTCGGGCACGACCAGGACCACGGTCGGCGCGAAGAAGGCGGCGACCACCCGTAGGGCGGCCCCGACCGGGAAGGCGCCGGCCGCCGGGGACGCCGCCGAGCCGCCCGCCGCCCCGGCGAGGAGGACCGCGCCGGCGAGGAAGGCGCCGCAGGCGGAAAAGGCCGTGCCCGCGGGGAAGTCCGCGCCAGCGAAGCGCGTGAAGACCGCCCCGGCCGCCCCCGCCCCCACCCCCGCCAAGACGGCAAAGTCGACCCCGCCAACCAAGTCGACCCCGCCAACCAAGACCGCCAAGACCGCCGAGTCGACCCCGCCCGCCAAGACCCCCAGAAACGCCAGGACCGCCAAGTCCGCGGCGAAGAAGGCGGCTCCGCCGGCCGGTACCGCCAACCCGGCCCGTACCACGGTCGCCGGGAAGACGGCCCCGGCCAGGAAGGTCCCCGTCCCCAGGCCGTCCCCGCAGGCTCCGGGGGCCGACGGTGAGTGA
- a CDS encoding sterol-binding protein — protein MATVEQCRAALDRFSASIAGAEGDVRSATALDRSLSCRITDLDTTFVGRLAGGRIQDVTTVAGTPADKAQIRLAMTGDDLLAMVGGRLSFARAWSSGRVTVRASLRDVLRLRSLL, from the coding sequence ATGGCCACCGTTGAGCAGTGCCGTGCCGCACTCGACCGGTTCTCGGCGAGCATCGCCGGGGCCGAGGGCGACGTGCGCTCGGCGACCGCGCTGGACCGGTCGCTGAGCTGCCGCATCACGGATCTGGACACCACCTTCGTGGGCCGGCTGGCCGGCGGCCGGATCCAGGACGTGACGACCGTGGCGGGCACGCCGGCCGACAAGGCCCAGATCCGGCTGGCGATGACCGGCGACGACCTGCTGGCGATGGTCGGCGGCCGGCTCAGCTTCGCCCGTGCGTGGAGCAGCGGGCGGGTCACGGTGCGGGCGAGCCTGCGGGACGTGCTGCGGCTGCGCTCGCTGCTGTAG
- a CDS encoding ABC transporter ATP-binding protein, translating to MTRVRTDKSTDPAPGGSAPPAAAAQGTAAPGAAAAAPADAPPGRRLRAEAVTLAYDRRVVAEDLSVAIPDHSFTVIVGPNACGKSTLLRALSRLLKPARGHVLLDGQAIGSLPAKAVARTLGLLPQSSVAPDGITVSGLVARGRYPHQGLLRQWSAQDERIVDESMAATGVAALADRYVDELSGGQRQRVWIAMALAQQTPLLLLDEPTTFLDIQHQIDVLDLCAELHERGGRTLVAVLHDLNQAARYATHLIAMRDGRVEAQGPPAEIITAELVQRVFGVRCRIIEDPETGTPLVVPAARRAPVVPTAASAAAARPAGSPAP from the coding sequence ATGACCCGTGTCCGCACCGACAAGTCGACCGACCCGGCTCCCGGCGGTTCCGCCCCTCCGGCCGCCGCCGCTCAGGGCACGGCCGCTCCGGGCGCCGCCGCGGCCGCTCCCGCCGACGCGCCGCCTGGCCGCCGGCTGCGCGCCGAAGCCGTCACCCTCGCCTACGACCGGCGGGTGGTCGCCGAGGACCTGTCGGTGGCGATCCCCGACCACTCCTTCACCGTCATCGTCGGCCCCAACGCCTGCGGCAAGTCGACCCTGCTGCGGGCGCTGTCCCGGCTGCTCAAGCCCGCCCGGGGCCATGTCCTGCTCGACGGGCAGGCGATCGGCTCGCTGCCGGCGAAGGCGGTGGCCAGGACGCTCGGCCTGCTGCCGCAGAGCTCGGTCGCGCCCGACGGCATCACCGTCTCCGGGCTGGTCGCCCGCGGCCGCTACCCGCACCAGGGGCTGCTGCGGCAGTGGTCCGCGCAGGATGAGCGGATCGTCGACGAGTCCATGGCGGCGACCGGGGTGGCCGCGCTCGCCGATCGCTATGTCGACGAACTGTCCGGCGGCCAGCGGCAACGGGTCTGGATCGCCATGGCGCTGGCCCAGCAGACCCCGCTGCTGCTGCTGGACGAACCGACCACGTTCCTCGACATCCAGCACCAGATCGACGTACTCGACCTGTGTGCGGAACTGCATGAGCGCGGTGGCCGCACCCTGGTGGCGGTACTGCACGACCTCAACCAGGCCGCGCGCTACGCCACCCACCTGATCGCCATGCGCGACGGCCGGGTCGAGGCGCAGGGCCCGCCCGCCGAGATCATCACCGCCGAACTGGTACAGCGGGTCTTCGGGGTGCGCTGCCGGATCATCGAGGACCCGGAGACCGGCACCCCGCTGGTGGTGCCGGCCGCACGCCGGGCGCCGGTGGTCCCTACAGCAGCGAGCGCAGCCGCAGCACGTCCCGCAGGCTCGCCCGCACCGTGA
- a CDS encoding FecCD family ABC transporter permease encodes MAGADAGDGDAGAVGPGGRGGPREGAPGKGVLRTGGVSVRVDRRALLVCALLLVAALAVAVVLIGTGDYRIAPPDVLRTLTGHGDAGQDFVVRQLRLPRAVVGLLVGAALGMAGAAFQTVARNPLGSPDVVGFGQGSAVGALIVIVLFKGPSYEVSVGAVVGGLLTGLAVYLLAWKRGVHGYRLVLVGIGASAVLAAVNSYLLVRADFVDAARAVVWITGSLDGREWGQVWPLLGVCAVLMPVLLLQGPALRITEMGDDAASALGVRVERTRLVTVLAAVLLTAAATAAAGPISFVALTAPQLARRLTRSPGVGLLPAALMGAALLVAADWAAQRAFGSGQVPVGVSTGVLGGGYLLWLLVTERRAGRI; translated from the coding sequence ATGGCGGGTGCCGACGCCGGCGACGGCGACGCCGGGGCCGTGGGCCCCGGCGGGAGAGGCGGCCCGCGCGAGGGCGCTCCCGGGAAGGGCGTGCTGCGCACCGGCGGCGTCTCGGTACGCGTCGACCGGCGGGCCCTGCTGGTGTGCGCGCTGCTGCTCGTCGCCGCGCTGGCCGTGGCCGTCGTACTGATCGGCACCGGCGACTACCGGATCGCGCCGCCGGACGTCCTGCGTACGCTGACCGGGCACGGCGACGCCGGGCAGGACTTCGTCGTCCGCCAACTGCGGCTGCCCCGGGCCGTGGTGGGGCTGCTGGTCGGCGCCGCGCTCGGCATGGCGGGCGCGGCCTTCCAGACCGTCGCCCGCAACCCGCTGGGCAGCCCCGACGTGGTGGGGTTCGGACAGGGCTCGGCTGTCGGCGCGCTGATCGTGATCGTGCTGTTCAAGGGCCCCTCGTACGAGGTGTCGGTCGGCGCCGTTGTCGGCGGGCTGCTCACCGGCCTGGCCGTCTACCTGCTGGCCTGGAAACGCGGGGTGCACGGCTACCGCCTGGTGCTGGTCGGGATCGGCGCCTCCGCCGTGCTCGCCGCCGTCAACAGCTACCTGCTGGTCAGGGCGGACTTCGTGGACGCGGCCCGCGCGGTGGTCTGGATCACCGGGTCGCTCGACGGCCGCGAGTGGGGCCAGGTGTGGCCGCTGCTGGGCGTCTGCGCGGTGCTCATGCCGGTGCTGCTGCTCCAGGGGCCGGCGCTGCGGATCACCGAGATGGGTGACGACGCGGCCAGCGCGCTGGGCGTACGGGTGGAGCGCACCCGGCTGGTCACGGTGCTCGCGGCGGTGCTGCTCACCGCCGCGGCCACCGCCGCGGCCGGGCCGATCTCCTTCGTCGCGCTCACCGCGCCGCAACTCGCCCGCCGCCTGACCCGGTCGCCCGGCGTCGGCCTGCTGCCGGCCGCGCTGATGGGCGCCGCTCTGCTGGTGGCCGCCGACTGGGCCGCGCAGCGCGCCTTCGGCTCCGGGCAGGTGCCGGTGGGGGTGTCCACCGGAGTACTGGGCGGCGGCTATCTGCTGTGGCTGCTGGTCACCGAACGCCGGGCCGGCCGGATATGA